Proteins co-encoded in one Streptomyces diastaticus subsp. diastaticus genomic window:
- a CDS encoding extracellular solute-binding protein, which produces MKTRCTTLVVFLASASLLTGCGLLPGGDDREEITLWLMKGSATAGFVERFTKEFEKEHPSLSLKVEVQEWTGITGKVDEALKSDDHDTAPDVIEVGNTQVAQYVDGGGLVDLTLESMRDLGMDDWVPGLADPGRFGGSQYGIPWYAANRVVIYNKDVFAEAGVSEPPKTRAQWLADTEKINESGRQGIYLAGQDWYTLSGFIWDEGGDLAKESGNIWEGALDTPAALRGMDFYRRLQELGKGPKDADEENPPQAEVFAKGDVGQIITVPGTAQTIVEENPALKGKLGFFPVPGKTAAKPGAVFTGGSDLVVREKTDNRAGAVELIKALAGEKWQIDLAKTMNYVPNKTTLADAVSADEGSAAMAEGAAHGRATPNSPRWAAVEGDNPIKAYMTEVLTGTDPETAAKAASKRITKTLDLRTR; this is translated from the coding sequence GTGAAGACCCGCTGTACCACCCTCGTCGTGTTCCTGGCCTCCGCCTCCCTCCTGACGGGGTGCGGGCTCCTCCCCGGTGGCGACGACCGGGAGGAGATCACCCTCTGGTTGATGAAGGGCAGTGCGACGGCCGGGTTCGTCGAGCGGTTCACGAAGGAGTTCGAGAAGGAGCACCCCTCGCTGAGCCTCAAGGTCGAGGTGCAGGAGTGGACCGGCATCACCGGCAAGGTCGACGAGGCCCTCAAGTCGGACGACCACGACACCGCCCCCGACGTCATCGAGGTGGGCAACACCCAGGTCGCCCAGTACGTCGACGGCGGCGGCCTGGTCGACCTGACCCTGGAGTCGATGCGCGACCTCGGCATGGACGACTGGGTGCCCGGCCTCGCCGATCCCGGCCGTTTCGGGGGCTCGCAGTACGGCATCCCCTGGTACGCCGCCAACCGTGTGGTGATCTACAACAAGGACGTCTTCGCCGAGGCCGGCGTCTCCGAGCCGCCGAAGACCCGCGCGCAGTGGCTCGCCGACACCGAGAAGATCAACGAGTCCGGCCGTCAGGGCATCTACCTCGCCGGACAGGACTGGTACACCCTCTCCGGCTTCATCTGGGACGAGGGCGGAGACCTCGCCAAGGAGTCCGGCAACATCTGGGAAGGCGCCCTGGACACCCCCGCCGCCCTGCGCGGCATGGACTTCTACCGCCGGCTCCAGGAACTCGGCAAGGGCCCGAAGGACGCCGACGAGGAGAACCCGCCGCAGGCAGAGGTCTTCGCCAAGGGCGACGTCGGCCAGATCATCACCGTGCCGGGCACCGCCCAGACCATCGTCGAGGAGAACCCCGCCCTCAAGGGCAAGCTCGGCTTCTTCCCCGTGCCCGGCAAGACCGCCGCCAAGCCCGGCGCCGTCTTCACCGGCGGCTCCGACCTCGTGGTCCGCGAGAAGACCGACAACCGCGCCGGGGCCGTCGAGCTCATCAAGGCACTCGCCGGCGAGAAGTGGCAGATCGACCTCGCCAAGACGATGAACTACGTGCCCAACAAGACCACGCTCGCCGACGCCGTCAGCGCCGACGAGGGGTCGGCCGCGATGGCCGAGGGCGCCGCCCACGGCCGGGCGACGCCCAACTCCCCGCGCTGGGCCGCCGTCGAGGGTGACAACCCGATCAAGGCGTACATGACCGAGGTGCTCACCGGCACCGACCCCGAGACCGCCGCCAAGGCCGCCTCTAAGCGCATCACCAAGACGCTCGACCTGCGCACCCGCTGA